In Sardina pilchardus chromosome 10, fSarPil1.1, whole genome shotgun sequence, one genomic interval encodes:
- the dnajc24 gene encoding dnaJ homolog subfamily C member 24 produces MAKQHSKQIDWYSVLGASPTDGLQELKQKYQKLVLLYHPDKQGLDVAPGDADQRLQRFIEVDQAWKILSNEETRREYDLQLRAQELKQSWPVDAQVSLEDMDWDSDTQSYTYGCRCGGEFIIGEEDMVEEEAIVCCDTCSLSIEIKRTA; encoded by the exons ATGGCGAAGCAGCATTCAAAGCAAATAGATTGGTACTCAGTTCTCGGGGCAAGTCCAACCGATGGGTTACAAGAACTGAAGCAGAAATATCAGAAACTTGTCCTTCTG TATCACCCGGACAAGCAAGGCCTGGATGTGGCACCAGGGGATGCTGACCAGCGCCTGCAGCGGTTCATCGAGGTGGACCAGGCCTGGAAGATCCTAAGCAACgaggagacaaggagagagtaTGACCTGCAGCTGCGTG CCCAGGAGCTAAAGCAGAGCTGGCCTGTGGATGCACAAGTCTCCCTTGAGGACATGGACTGGGACAGTG ACACTCAGTCATACACTTATGGCTGTCGTTGTGGTGGGGAGTTCATCATCGGAGAAGAGGACATGGTGGAAGAAGAAGCCATTGTGTGCTGTGACACCTGCTCCCTCAGCATTGAGATCAAGAGGACTGCATGA